In Candidatus Poribacteria bacterium, a single genomic region encodes these proteins:
- a CDS encoding helix-turn-helix domain-containing protein — translation MPKRVSTKQLLIACRMSFDGKSNREIASELGFTEATVSNWRKLEIWKEFETELIDAYKQHALNLENGTPP, via the coding sequence ATGCCAAAGCGAGTAAGCACGAAACAACTTCTAATCGCCTGCCGGATGTCATTTGACGGTAAAAGCAACCGCGAAATCGCAAGCGAACTCGGTTTCACCGAGGCAACTGTATCGAATTGGCGGAAGCTTGAAATCTGGAAAGAATTCGAGACTGAACTCATTGATGCATACAAACAACACGCGTTAAACCTTGAAAATGGAACCCCACCGTAA